In Acinonyx jubatus isolate Ajub_Pintada_27869175 chromosome B3, VMU_Ajub_asm_v1.0, whole genome shotgun sequence, a genomic segment contains:
- the LOC106974444 gene encoding histone H3.3A-like — protein sequence MARTKQPASKSTGDRARRKQLATKAARKSASSTGGVKKPHRYRPGTVALREIRRSQKSTALLFHELPFQRLVREVAQDFKTDLRFQSAAISALQEASEAYLVSLFEDTSLCAIHAKRVTIMPKDVQLAHRIRGERG from the coding sequence ATGGCTCGTACAAAGCAGCCTGCCAGCAAATCCACTGGGGATAGAGCACGAAGGAAGCAACTGGCTACAAAAGCCGCTCGCAAGAGTGCGTCCTCTACTGGAGGGGTGAAGAAACCTCATCGTTACAGGCCTGGTACCGTGGCACTCCGCGAAATTAGACGTTCCCAGAAGTCCACTGCACTTCTGTTCCACGAACTTCCTTTCCAGCGTCTGGTGCGAGAAGTTGCTCAGGACTTCAAAACAGACCTGCGCTTCCAGAGCGCGGCTATCAGTGCTTTGCAGGAGGCAAGCGAGGCTTACCTGGTGAGCCTCTTCGAAGACACCAGCCTGTGCGCTATCCATGCAAAACGTGTAACAATTATGCCAAAAGACGTCCAGCTAGCGCACCGCATACGTGGAGAACGTGGTTAA